The proteins below come from a single Chrysoperla carnea chromosome 1, inChrCarn1.1, whole genome shotgun sequence genomic window:
- the LOC123295287 gene encoding carbonic anhydrase 2-like has protein sequence MFNGNNCTSLSAVSSFQYLQKFWQNFLRPNNIHYEIYYTPIDTNYQKYPETENNEYLEKVYYGNNYMQQPIIDNHDQFFNYNNRNILEQGSIIRQIPSSHQNPTNDLDTIVPKNTSKIYIEDLILPNNSGGLKDVNYFNQFRQERNNFRKLYGAMSFGYERNHKVLEPSQWHLMYPGCGAKRQSPINIIDNRIRQFPYHSEKPFNFENYFLMPNSVTLKNTGHSVELKFNYSDPSTRPFIEHGGLKYRYVLDQLHFHWGNTNLRGSEHAINSRYYAAEIHAVHVRSDYEKLKDVIEDPQGVLVIAYMLKLDDLIFDRTLELITNSLTKIVPPKSSTEIEPFPPSFLVTTNFNNHNIVSYAGSLTTPPCAEAVTWLIAPETLIISSTQLNKFRQLETGHGIMSQNNRPIQPMNRRKIFVISSFDTQNYS, from the exons ATGTTTAATGGGAATAATTGTACAAGTTTATcag caGTGAGTTCgtttcaatatttacaaaaattttggcaaaatttTCTACGaccaaataatattcattacgaaatatattatacacCTATCGATACAAATTATCAGAAATATCCGGAAACTGAGAATAACGAATATTTGGAAAAAGTCTATTATGGTAATAATTACATGCAACAACCAATCATCGATAATcatgatcaattttttaattataataatcggAATATATTGGAACAAGGTTCAATAATTCGTCAAATTCCATCATCACATCAAAATCCAACAAATGATTTGGATACAATAGTTCCAaaaaatacaagtaaaatttatattgaagaTCTAATACTTCCAAATAATTCAGGAGGGCTTAAAGATGTTAATTACTTCAATCAGTTTAGACAGGAgcgaaataattttagaaaactttaTGGTGCCATGAGTTTTGGATATGAGCGAAATCATAAAGTCCTTG AACCATCACAATGGCATTTAATGTATCCAGGATGTGGTGCAAAACGACAATCTcccataaatattattgataacagGATAAGACAGTTTCCTTACCATTCAgaaaaaccatttaattttgagaattatttCTTAATGCCGAATTCGGTGACATTGAAAAATACGGGACATTCAG ttgaactgaaatttaattattcagatCCAAGTACTCGACCATTTATCGAACATGGTGGTCTAAAATATCGATATGTACTGGATCAATTACACTTCCATTGGGGTAATACAAATCTTCGAGGTAGTGAGCATGCGATAAATTCTAGATATTATGCAGCTGAAATAcatgcagtacatgttcgatcCGATTACGAAAAGTTAAAAGACGTCATAGAAGATCCACAAGGTGTACTTGTGATTGCGTATATGTTGAAG TTGGACGATCTAATTTTTGATAGAACATtagaattaattacaaattccTTGACCAAAATTGTTCCACCGAAATCTAGTACAGAAATTGAACCGTTCCCTCCATCTTTTCTGGTTACAAcgaattttaataatcataatattgttTCTTATGCTGGCTCGTTAACAACGCCACCATGTGCGGAAGCTGTAACTTGGTTAATTGCACCTGAAACGTTAATAATCTCAAGTACACAG TTAAACAAATTTCGTCAGCTAGAAACAGGCCATGGAATAATGTCGCAAAATAATCGTCCAATACAACCAAtgaatagaagaaaaatttttgtaatatcttcATTTGATACGCAGAATTACAGTTAA